Sequence from the Brassica napus cultivar Da-Ae unplaced genomic scaffold, Da-Ae ScsIHWf_2889;HRSCAF=3673, whole genome shotgun sequence genome:
gtttgatttacaTGGATACATActgcataattgtttataaCTAttagtgtacatgtgtacatttttttttggtcaacttaTGTACATGTGTGCACTACATGTATACGCACTTGGAAATTAGATAGATTGCATTCAAAGATGTAGTGGCAGTAAACTATGAAATTTCTTAATTATCATTATATAAAGCATTACGAAATTGATTTTCAAGTTGATCGTGAAGAGGAATATaatttagtaacaaaaaaaactttgttgacatataatttaataacatGATTATAATAGTTTATAGCATCTTAATTAAGttcatttatgtaattttaagaTGCATTTAGAGATTTTTAGTGCATATACGTCTTTATTTGCACAATCTAAAAGTCTGAGAAAATATTGAAGAAAAATCTGCACATTTTAAAACTTAGTGaccaaattataaaaaagagaaatttaAGGACTAAAAAtgcaatatttaaaatttggccATTGTTGATGAGCTTCAATTTAGAGCATAACGAAAGAGAACGATATATTAAACTTAGATTTGGTTTGACGAGGATCACGGAAGAGAAGCATAAATCGGTGAGACTGCCAAGATAGTGGAGGATCTAAAATGAAATCAAGTTGATGTAATCGAGGGTTTGACGGACGCGGATGAGCTGCGGTGTAGTCGACAGAAACACCGTGGGGGATGAAGGCGCGATGGAGTTGTTGTGGTTTAGGAGAGACTCGCAAACGACGACCAACCATAGATTTATGTTGCTTCAAGCTTGAGATTCACAATATATATGAGTTTATTGTATTTTCTGCAACTATGGTGAgatgaataaataatattttaatatttagttagaCTTTAGTTAGATTTCAATTATTTTGTGAGTTGGAAGATGTAAAAGCGTGTATTGGGGGAAGCAAAAGTGTGTGAGGAGTATAAACTGACTTATAGTGTTATTAAAAAGTGAAAACTGTCTTGTGgtgtaatattttctttttttttttgttttcacagTAACGACCCAACAAACACCACAAGAATCAGATCTATAAACCAAACgccatttttataaaattgaattgGGCCGGCTAAAACCTACTGTAGAAAATGACGAAACTACCCCTGTACCGACCAATTAGGCGCCTAAACAAACTGCAAAACCGGGAGgagttttcttttgttataatTTGGGTGAAAAGGAAAGGGCGCCAATCGAATTGGCGCTGAAATGtttttgattaattaagaaattaaacATTAACTTAACCCGGACTGAACCGTGATTTAAATGTGCCAGATCAACGGCTCAGATCTTCAGCTTCACCTATGCTCTGAAGGTTTAACCGAAAATAACACTGGATACATATAAATTCTTAGATTACTATATTCATCTcgtttataattttcttatgaAACTAGATGACGTTCTTACCGCATCCTCAAAAAGCCAAATAACTATTTCAATCCTAAAGCAAGAAAGTGTTTCTTCAGGACAAGACTTCACATGTCGTTGTCGATGATATCCCGCATCATCTGAATTGGGATTAGCCCTTCTGTCCTGATTGCATCTTTGCTTGGGTCAGGACTGATGAATAACAATGTAGGCAAACCCCGAACCTGCATATTAAAGATTTGCTTTCACATTGATACACTAAGAGGAgactcatgaaaaaaaaaatagaaggtGAGAGAGTAAGAGTTTACCTGCATGTCGCGTGCAAACTCGTACTCATCATCTGTATCAACTTTCACAATCATTGCATTGCTCTCATACTCTACTGCAAGCTGTTTCAAAAATAGCAAAACTAGTTAACATGAATCTCCCGAGATATTTGCAGAGTAATAGCGAGTAGATAGAGACAATGATCTTTCCCAAAGAGTACAGCTATTTAACACGAATCTAAAGAATATAGTGAGTTACTCCAATCCCACACACAGTTCGAACAATTTCTTCTGTAAATGGAAACACGCCAAGTTCACGACAAGATATCTTTACCATAAGGAACGGGGAGAAACACATGTAAGACTGGAAATGGCTTTTTCCTATTAAACTCACCAAACACTACACGGTAGAATAAACTTGATTTACGAGAAGAGTATCTAAACTCTTGAGCTATGTCCAAACCCGACCATAGATAAATCAAGAATGCCCCCAATGCCTTTTCATAGTTCCCTTAAAAAAAACCAGTGAGCTCTCAAAACTTACCTTAGAGTCTTTGCTGAGCTAGCAAGTCTACAATTCACTGACCAACCCATTTCAAGATTCAGGATAATATGAAAGATGACGAGTAGCAAAATCCAACGTTTGTAACAATATAAGCATACTAGAGGctaaaaaaagaagcaaatgaaATGGGGAATACCGAATACGTAAGAAACAAAGAAGGTGAGGGATGAGAATCGATGTGTACCATTTCAAGTTCCTGGGCCATCAAGATACAAGGTCCACACCACGTGGCATAAAAATCAACAATGACCGGCACCTTCCTCTCTCCTTTCACCAGCTCTTGAAGTTCTTCAGCTGATAATTTCTTCTGTCAAACCAATAAAAACacgaaaaaaaacattaagccAACAGCGAATCTCCCACTTGTTGTCAGTCTCATAGAGTTAGTTATCCACAGATTCTCAAAATAAGCAAATATCAATTCTGAGCAATTAGCAGTCTAGTGCTGCATAGAGCTTACACATTGTTCTTATATAACAATAAGGAGACACGAGAGTGGAGTAAGACAGTATACCACAAGATAATCTTCTCTAACAAACTTGCCGCGAGGTGGAGGGCACAGAAGCTTCCGCTGATGCGTCAACGGCGAGAAGGACAAG
This genomic interval carries:
- the LOC106346112 gene encoding thioredoxin-like protein CITRX, chloroplastic: MALVQSVTLSRLNVPLSPILSTLHAPSSIRRPPFSSSTAGNLSFSPLTHQRKLLCPPPRGKFVREDYLVKKLSAEELQELVKGERKVPVIVDFYATWCGPCILMAQELEMLAVEYESNAMIVKVDTDDEYEFARDMQVRGLPTLLFISPDPSKDAIRTEGLIPIQMMRDIIDNDM